From the Thermococcus sp. 18S1 genome, one window contains:
- a CDS encoding DUF996 domain-containing protein, producing the protein MVSVPVVDVSSEKSMGMWGAILSLVGSFVPYIGSVISLIGFVLMLLALKGISDAVGDERPFKNYLYGVIFAIGSLLVILALVFGTFALVPAGWRLSESAGIGLAITFFILFVILIVGAAYFQKRAWLAMYEITGTKEFKDAATWVWWGALTAVILIGFLLLLIARIFVIIAFNNMPKELGEEPEPAPVEEVIW; encoded by the coding sequence GTGGTCTCAGTGCCTGTTGTTGACGTTAGCAGCGAAAAGAGCATGGGAATGTGGGGTGCAATCCTCAGCCTCGTCGGCAGTTTTGTACCCTACATCGGCAGTGTAATATCGCTGATCGGCTTCGTCTTGATGCTGCTGGCACTTAAAGGCATAAGCGATGCCGTAGGCGACGAGAGGCCCTTTAAGAACTACCTCTACGGTGTCATCTTTGCGATAGGCAGTCTATTAGTCATCCTTGCCCTTGTCTTCGGAACGTTCGCCCTCGTTCCAGCGGGATGGCGTCTCAGCGAATCGGCCGGGATAGGTCTGGCAATCACATTCTTCATACTGTTCGTGATTCTGATAGTCGGAGCGGCCTACTTCCAGAAAAGGGCATGGCTCGCGATGTATGAGATAACCGGCACCAAAGAGTTCAAAGACGCAGCCACGTGGGTGTGGTGGGGTGCCCTAACTGCAGTAATCCTCATCGGCTTCCTGCTGCTCCTGATCGCGCGCATCTTCGTCATAATAGCATTCAACAACATGCCCAAAGAACTCGGAGAAGAGCCCGAACCAGCGCCGGTGGAAGAGGTCATTTGGTGA
- a CDS encoding NADH-quinone oxidoreductase subunit D yields the protein MVSQSELIREAKENGMDLLPIERDTYELFFGPQHMATENYSIILKMDGNRVAKAIANPGFLHRGFEKLAEYRPWHTNIALLLRVCVPEPDVPEVIYSMAVEEILGWEIPDRAQWIRTTVLEMARVSAYLFWTMGMAFKLGVYTAGQWAAAYRERFMALFEQLTGARVYHIYTIPGGVRRDIPNDAWLRKLQDTVEYIKSKLKDFDEILFENYIAHRRLEGVGVMDKKFALSEGVTGPNLRATGVPYDVRRVDPYLLYPELDFEVPVLRDGDALARVLVRRYELEQDLYILEQLLDMGPPSGPYKVDDPRMKNLPRFKVPEGDAFAHVESTKGDFGAYVVSDGKNKPYRLQLRGPSISHGIRVIEQLLVGARIADVPVILVSLDNCPPDIDR from the coding sequence ATGGTTTCACAGAGCGAGCTTATACGTGAGGCAAAGGAGAACGGTATGGACCTGCTTCCAATAGAAAGGGATACCTACGAGTTGTTCTTCGGTCCGCAGCACATGGCCACCGAGAACTACAGCATAATCCTCAAGATGGACGGCAACAGGGTTGCCAAGGCAATAGCCAACCCCGGCTTCCTCCACAGAGGATTCGAGAAGCTGGCGGAATACAGGCCGTGGCACACCAACATAGCCCTGCTCCTCAGGGTCTGTGTGCCAGAGCCTGATGTGCCGGAGGTCATCTACTCCATGGCCGTTGAGGAGATACTCGGCTGGGAGATTCCCGACAGGGCGCAGTGGATCAGGACGACCGTCCTCGAGATGGCCAGGGTCAGCGCCTACCTGTTCTGGACCATGGGTATGGCCTTTAAGCTCGGTGTCTACACCGCCGGCCAGTGGGCTGCGGCATACCGTGAGAGGTTCATGGCGCTCTTCGAGCAGCTCACCGGAGCCAGGGTGTATCACATCTACACAATCCCCGGCGGAGTCAGGAGGGACATTCCAAACGACGCATGGCTCCGCAAGCTCCAGGACACCGTGGAGTACATCAAGAGCAAGCTGAAGGACTTCGACGAGATACTCTTCGAGAACTACATCGCCCACCGCAGGCTTGAGGGAGTAGGTGTAATGGACAAGAAGTTTGCCCTCAGCGAGGGCGTTACCGGACCCAACCTCCGTGCCACCGGAGTCCCCTACGATGTGAGGCGCGTTGACCCGTACCTCCTCTATCCGGAGCTCGACTTCGAGGTGCCCGTCCTGAGGGACGGAGACGCCCTCGCAAGGGTCCTGGTGAGGAGGTATGAGCTGGAGCAGGACCTCTACATACTCGAGCAGCTCCTCGACATGGGACCGCCGAGCGGGCCGTACAAGGTCGATGACCCGAGGATGAAGAACCTGCCGAGGTTCAAGGTTCCGGAGGGAGATGCCTTCGCCCACGTCGAGAGCACCAAGGGAGACTTCGGAGCCTACGTCGTCAGCGATGGAAAGAACAAGCCGTACAGGCTGCAGCTCAGGGGGCCGAGCATATCCCACGGAATCAGAGTCATTGAACAGCTCCTCGTCGGAGCGAGAATAGCCGACGTGCCCGTGATACTCGTAAGCCTTGACAACTGCCCACCGGATATCGACAGGTGA
- a CDS encoding NADH-quinone oxidoreductase subunit C, giving the protein MTDYEALVSTITEKAPYAEGKVRRERRIEFRIPSDRIRDFLKLLKDNDFELLLQITAVDWPDRGEIELVYQVFSITHRTHTFVRTAIPRDSAVVPTVMDIYSAAETYERDAHEFFQVVFEGNPKLEMPWILEEEDKEAGLSYRKDFDMLGYVKRKYKILDRFDEDKDTYVI; this is encoded by the coding sequence ATGACTGACTACGAGGCTCTCGTTTCAACCATCACCGAGAAGGCCCCGTACGCGGAGGGAAAGGTCAGGCGCGAGAGGAGGATAGAGTTCAGGATACCCTCCGACAGGATAAGGGACTTCCTCAAGCTGCTCAAGGACAACGACTTTGAGCTCCTGCTCCAGATCACGGCGGTTGACTGGCCGGACAGGGGAGAAATCGAGCTGGTCTACCAGGTCTTCAGCATAACCCACAGGACACACACCTTCGTGAGAACCGCCATACCGAGGGACAGCGCGGTAGTGCCAACCGTCATGGACATCTATTCCGCTGCGGAGACCTACGAGAGGGACGCCCACGAGTTCTTCCAGGTCGTCTTCGAGGGCAATCCCAAACTGGAGATGCCCTGGATACTGGAGGAGGAAGACAAAGAGGCCGGACTCTCCTACAGGAAGGACTTCGACATGCTCGGCTACGTGAAGAGGAAGTATAAGATACTGGACAGGTTCGATGAGGATAAGGACACCTACGTGATCTGA
- a CDS encoding DUF996 domain-containing protein codes for MAVSLKNEKNYGLIGSVLVLAGGFLGIIPYIGAFMGAISLVGQVLILLALKGIGDKLGDDRPFRYYLYSVIAGIAGLILAAVLVIIGALSIPAFVENGDSVSLVGISLLGTGLLVLLAAAIIGIYFTIKAWRTTYELTGVEEFDKTATWLMWGAILLIVLIGLVLLLVAAVYQILAFANLPEEFEERMKEEEFNPIG; via the coding sequence ATGGCTGTGAGCCTGAAGAATGAAAAGAACTACGGGCTGATAGGTTCGGTTCTTGTTCTCGCGGGAGGATTCCTTGGAATAATTCCGTACATCGGGGCGTTCATGGGAGCCATCTCCCTCGTCGGGCAGGTGCTTATTCTGCTCGCCCTCAAGGGGATAGGCGACAAGCTGGGTGACGACAGACCATTCAGGTACTACCTCTACTCCGTTATCGCTGGAATAGCCGGACTGATACTGGCAGCGGTTCTGGTTATAATCGGAGCCCTGTCCATACCAGCGTTCGTTGAGAATGGCGACTCCGTGTCCCTGGTCGGCATCAGCCTTCTCGGTACCGGACTGCTGGTGCTCCTGGCCGCAGCAATAATCGGCATATACTTCACCATCAAGGCCTGGCGCACTACGTACGAACTCACCGGCGTCGAGGAGTTCGACAAGACCGCCACGTGGCTCATGTGGGGTGCGATACTGCTGATAGTCCTCATCGGCCTCGTCCTGCTCCTCGTCGCGGCGGTGTACCAGATACTGGCCTTCGCCAACCTTCCGGAAGAGTTTGAGGAACGGATGAAGGAGGAGGAATTCAATCCCATTGGCTGA
- a CDS encoding NADH-quinone oxidoreductase subunit B family protein, which translates to MDWKLWEPLIEFARKRSLWIVSFCTGCGGIEMPPLMTSRYDIERFGMMPNPAPRMADLFLITGYVTPKTLKRIIITYEMQPDPKYVIAHGSCTINGGIYWDAYNAIKRLDAYIPVDVYIAGCMPRPESVMEGINKMMEMIENGTADSWKRYKENYEWYKKNQDELFGEGWREKEAKRWLPWIMDDIKRVEKEREKND; encoded by the coding sequence ATGGACTGGAAGTTGTGGGAACCGCTGATAGAATTCGCAAGAAAGAGGAGTCTTTGGATTGTTTCATTCTGTACCGGATGCGGCGGTATAGAGATGCCGCCGCTCATGACCTCCAGATACGACATAGAGCGCTTCGGAATGATGCCCAACCCGGCCCCGAGAATGGCCGACCTGTTCCTCATCACCGGCTACGTCACGCCGAAGACCCTCAAGAGGATAATCATAACCTACGAGATGCAGCCAGACCCGAAGTACGTCATAGCCCACGGTTCGTGCACCATCAACGGAGGCATCTACTGGGACGCCTACAACGCCATCAAGAGGCTTGACGCCTACATCCCGGTTGACGTCTACATAGCCGGCTGTATGCCGAGGCCCGAGTCGGTCATGGAAGGAATCAACAAGATGATGGAGATGATCGAGAACGGCACGGCCGACAGCTGGAAGCGCTACAAGGAGAACTACGAGTGGTACAAGAAGAACCAGGACGAGCTGTTCGGAGAGGGGTGGCGCGAGAAGGAGGCCAAGAGGTGGCTTCCCTGGATAATGGACGATATCAAGAGAGTCGAAAAGGAGCGTGAGAAGAATGACTGA
- a CDS encoding proton-conducting transporter membrane subunit has product MINELFIIIFAPLIAGVIAWALDIKGLREIVGVIGAAVPLAYLIKLYQSVNAGDVIQHSISFGGFTFDFALTHLSWVFAMIAGVVGLAAVLGMVSTSRNSYEWLFALMSLSSVYGVFLAYDLMGFFLFWELMTFGSFMMVLKYNRSASLKYFVLSIIGAYAMLLAIGIIYAKVGSFSFVEVYKALTQDAAIGAVGAGTIFSKGDMAAIFGLFLVAFGVKAGTFPLHVWAPDAYSETNQSYTAMFSGVLSKTGVYGFILIYMLLGYRLVVEFGTFRSVPKFGYIIALLGGLTIVIGGILAALQEDLRKLFAYSSISQIGYILVAIGVGSALSIEAGIYHAISHALFKGLFFLIVATIIYRTGKTEFKDMGGLAEKMPFTFAMAFVAILSLAGIPPMVGFASKWLIFEAVISQNMPILGGMVFFGSAIGFVYLIRFTYAVWFGQRPTDLDDVKDAPLPLAIGMAILALFNVVFGIAPGIVAQELNKVFGSDVIGGTIWELNIGVGKYNGLLITIWLVVGMVIAAIIYFLGAKVRRVPVTDTYQAGNPVTMDYNLTIRRNFFLPLKEAMSFWLRISFDKLYKDFGKTTEDFAETLKNYVYNGNVQSYAWYLAIILLILAMWGV; this is encoded by the coding sequence ATGATCAACGAGCTCTTCATTATAATCTTCGCGCCCCTGATTGCCGGTGTCATCGCATGGGCGCTTGACATCAAGGGCCTCAGGGAAATAGTGGGCGTCATCGGCGCGGCGGTTCCGCTGGCGTACCTGATAAAGCTCTACCAGAGTGTCAACGCGGGTGACGTCATACAGCACTCCATAAGCTTCGGAGGCTTCACCTTTGACTTTGCACTGACCCATCTCAGCTGGGTATTTGCCATGATAGCCGGAGTCGTTGGGCTCGCGGCAGTGCTTGGAATGGTCTCCACCTCCAGAAACAGCTACGAGTGGCTCTTCGCCCTCATGAGCCTCAGCAGTGTCTACGGCGTCTTCCTCGCCTACGACCTCATGGGCTTCTTCCTGTTCTGGGAGCTCATGACCTTCGGCTCGTTCATGATGGTGCTTAAGTACAACAGAAGCGCGTCCCTCAAGTACTTCGTGCTCAGCATCATAGGCGCCTACGCCATGCTCCTTGCGATAGGCATAATATACGCAAAAGTAGGGTCTTTCAGCTTCGTGGAGGTCTACAAGGCCCTGACTCAGGACGCCGCAATTGGGGCAGTGGGCGCGGGCACTATATTTAGCAAGGGGGACATGGCGGCCATATTCGGCCTCTTCCTGGTGGCCTTTGGCGTCAAGGCGGGCACCTTCCCGCTCCACGTCTGGGCCCCCGATGCATACAGCGAGACCAACCAGAGCTACACGGCAATGTTCAGCGGCGTTCTCAGCAAGACGGGAGTCTACGGATTTATACTCATCTACATGCTCCTCGGATACAGACTCGTCGTTGAGTTTGGAACCTTCAGAAGCGTTCCGAAGTTCGGTTACATCATAGCACTCCTGGGTGGACTTACAATAGTCATCGGTGGTATTCTCGCCGCACTCCAGGAAGACCTCAGAAAGCTCTTCGCGTACTCGAGTATCAGCCAGATAGGCTACATCCTCGTCGCCATCGGTGTCGGCAGCGCCCTCAGCATAGAGGCGGGCATATACCACGCAATAAGCCACGCCCTCTTCAAGGGGCTGTTCTTCCTCATCGTGGCGACGATAATCTACCGCACGGGCAAAACCGAGTTCAAGGACATGGGAGGTTTAGCCGAGAAGATGCCGTTCACGTTCGCCATGGCCTTCGTGGCGATACTGAGCCTCGCGGGAATACCCCCGATGGTCGGCTTCGCGAGCAAGTGGCTGATATTCGAGGCAGTCATAAGCCAGAACATGCCGATCCTGGGCGGCATGGTGTTCTTTGGAAGTGCGATAGGCTTCGTCTACCTCATCAGGTTCACCTACGCCGTCTGGTTCGGACAGAGGCCGACTGACCTCGACGACGTCAAAGACGCCCCGCTCCCGCTTGCGATAGGCATGGCCATACTGGCACTCTTCAATGTGGTCTTCGGAATAGCACCGGGCATTGTGGCCCAGGAGCTCAACAAGGTGTTTGGAAGCGACGTCATAGGGGGAACCATCTGGGAGCTTAACATCGGGGTCGGCAAGTACAACGGCCTCCTGATAACCATATGGCTCGTCGTCGGCATGGTGATAGCGGCAATAATCTACTTCCTCGGCGCAAAGGTCAGGAGGGTTCCGGTCACGGACACCTACCAGGCAGGAAACCCCGTCACCATGGACTATAACCTCACCATAAGGAGGAACTTCTTCCTGCCGCTCAAGGAGGCCATGTCATTCTGGCTCAGGATAAGCTTTGACAAGCTCTACAAGGACTTTGGAAAGACCACCGAGGACTTCGCCGAGACCCTGAAGAACTACGTCTACAATGGAAACGTTCAGAGCTATGCCTGGTATCTTGCCATAATACTCCTTATACTGGCAATGTGGGGGGTGTGA
- the nuoI gene encoding NADH-quinone oxidoreductase subunit NuoI, which produces MEVDFKVAPESKIRKKPSYIKPWMGLKYLFKKPVTIKIPQEKTPIAKEYRGLHTLDWKKCVGCNFCGQICPARAIEMTWLEKDGQMEKRPHPKIDYGRCTYCQFCVDVCPTGALGFIETFMITTTWQEEQLEIFDWVPIHPNEFKKYQDEYGDYRFPVEKIEFDRESREVTYHLRNGTVFKFKILGYGIRPPKKPAPAKPAAKPAKALEKKEAPKPAEKKEAKPAEKTEEKAQAKPEEKTE; this is translated from the coding sequence ATGGAGGTTGATTTTAAGGTCGCCCCGGAGAGCAAAATCAGGAAGAAGCCATCGTACATCAAGCCGTGGATGGGTCTAAAGTACCTCTTCAAGAAGCCGGTCACGATAAAGATACCCCAGGAGAAGACCCCGATTGCAAAGGAGTACCGTGGCCTTCACACCCTTGACTGGAAGAAGTGCGTTGGCTGTAACTTCTGCGGCCAGATATGCCCGGCCAGGGCAATAGAGATGACCTGGCTCGAAAAGGACGGTCAGATGGAGAAGAGACCGCACCCCAAGATAGACTACGGAAGATGCACCTACTGCCAGTTCTGTGTTGACGTGTGCCCCACCGGAGCCCTGGGCTTCATCGAGACCTTCATGATAACCACCACCTGGCAGGAGGAGCAGCTTGAGATATTCGACTGGGTTCCAATACACCCGAACGAGTTCAAGAAATACCAGGACGAATACGGCGACTACCGCTTCCCGGTTGAGAAGATAGAGTTCGACAGGGAGAGCAGGGAGGTAACCTACCACCTCAGGAACGGCACCGTGTTCAAGTTCAAGATACTCGGCTACGGCATAAGGCCGCCTAAGAAGCCGGCCCCGGCCAAGCCCGCGGCAAAACCGGCTAAGGCCCTGGAGAAGAAAGAGGCCCCCAAGCCGGCCGAAAAGAAGGAGGCCAAGCCTGCCGAGAAGACCGAAGAAAAGGCCCAGGCCAAGCCAGAGGAGAAGACCGAGTGA
- a CDS encoding respiratory chain complex I subunit 1 family protein has translation MFEVALKALFLLLYATFVGFLFMGIIRKVSARIHRRVGPPLYQPILDTIKLLSKKSNITHGLIYDFGIVYALGATILALFFIPIGSVSILRAYGDLILITFLLEIPMLGIMFAAMSSGNPWAGLGAQRALLTLLAIQVPLGFAIVALAEFYGTFSTYQIVVAQQTMGWSIIHVPLLLAAIAYDIVLQAMFGKEPFDIMIAPGEISLGPMVEFGGKHMGILQIQHAIALFAETLFFSNIFLGGAVVTAFASPVLNTIASLGILLVKQIAVLMVAIFIGNIFPRFTIDQAAKFYWKWPTIIAALGAVLASL, from the coding sequence ATGTTTGAAGTTGCGCTGAAGGCCCTCTTCCTATTACTTTACGCGACCTTCGTAGGGTTCCTCTTCATGGGTATCATAAGGAAGGTCAGCGCGAGGATACACAGAAGGGTCGGTCCGCCGCTCTATCAGCCGATACTCGATACCATAAAACTCCTCTCAAAGAAGAGCAACATAACCCACGGCCTCATCTACGACTTCGGAATCGTCTACGCCCTCGGAGCAACCATACTGGCGCTGTTTTTCATTCCGATAGGCAGCGTCAGCATACTCAGGGCCTACGGTGACCTCATCCTCATCACGTTCCTGCTCGAGATACCGATGCTCGGAATAATGTTCGCCGCAATGAGCTCAGGAAACCCGTGGGCAGGCCTCGGTGCCCAGCGTGCACTGCTCACACTGCTCGCCATACAGGTTCCGCTCGGCTTCGCCATAGTCGCCCTGGCTGAGTTCTACGGAACGTTCAGCACCTACCAGATAGTGGTGGCACAGCAGACCATGGGATGGAGCATAATCCACGTACCCCTCCTGCTGGCGGCTATAGCGTACGACATAGTCCTTCAGGCAATGTTCGGAAAGGAGCCGTTCGACATCATGATCGCACCGGGTGAGATATCCCTCGGCCCGATGGTCGAGTTCGGCGGCAAGCACATGGGAATCCTCCAGATACAGCACGCCATAGCACTCTTCGCCGAGACGCTGTTCTTCAGCAACATATTCCTCGGCGGTGCGGTGGTCACAGCGTTCGCCAGCCCGGTGCTCAACACCATAGCCAGCCTCGGAATCCTCCTCGTCAAGCAGATAGCCGTGCTCATGGTGGCAATATTCATCGGAAACATCTTCCCGAGGTTCACCATCGACCAGGCGGCCAAGTTCTACTGGAAGTGGCCGACCATAATAGCGGCCCTTGGAGCAGTGTTAGCAAGCCTGTGA